One genomic segment of Gammaproteobacteria bacterium includes these proteins:
- the spoT gene encoding bifunctional GTP diphosphokinase/guanosine-3',5'-bis pyrophosphate 3'-pyrophosphohydrolase, translating to MRSTMAVTPEQISYDSGERRVLISDLCRRLERYLNADQVREVYRAYLFAAEAHEGQHRLSGEPYIFHPLWVAQILADMRMDHKSIIAAILHDVIEDTGTGKEEVAKAFGEEVAELVDGVSKLTQIKFETQAEAQAENFRKMLLAMVRDIRVILIKLADRLHNMRTLAAMPPDKRRRIARETLEIYAPIANRLGMNSMRLELEDLGFQAYYPLRARLLAAAVKQARGNRKEILSRIETAIRHRLEHDGVAARVVSREKHLYSLYQKMRSKRLSFDEVFDVFAFRVIVDQVDTCYRALGVVHNLYKPVPGRFKDYIAIPKANGYQSLHTVLFGPYGVPIEVQIRTEEMDGVAEAGIAAHWLYKSGDGGADNAHTRAREWLRELLEMQKNAGDSLEFLENVKIDLFPDEVYVFTPRGEIMELPRGATAVDFAYAVHTDIGNTCIAAKIDRRLAPLRTPLHNGQNVEIITAPGAHPNPSWLNFAVTGKARSNIRHYLKNLRREEATSLGRRLLDRALTGLGTSLADIDAERLAGFVELCGVKSVDALLEDIGLGNRMPALVARRLLGDEEVAAAITGSAPLAIRGTEGMVVNFAKCCHPIPGDRIVGFVSAGRGIVIHNENCKNIADYRNRPEKWVDVEWERDVSGEFSAELRAEVANQRGVLATIAAAIADMGSNIENVTMEDRDGLNTSMTFTITVRDRLHLARVIRAIRHIPLVLRISRTRS from the coding sequence ATGCGGAGCACCATGGCGGTCACCCCCGAACAGATCTCTTACGACAGCGGCGAACGCCGGGTACTGATCAGCGATCTGTGCCGCCGTCTGGAGCGCTACCTCAACGCGGACCAGGTGCGGGAGGTTTACCGCGCCTACCTCTTTGCTGCGGAGGCCCACGAGGGCCAGCACCGCCTGTCCGGCGAGCCCTACATCTTTCATCCACTGTGGGTGGCGCAGATCCTCGCCGACATGCGCATGGATCACAAGAGCATCATCGCCGCCATCCTGCATGATGTCATCGAGGACACCGGCACCGGCAAAGAGGAGGTCGCCAAGGCCTTCGGCGAGGAGGTGGCCGAGCTGGTCGACGGCGTGAGCAAGCTCACCCAGATCAAGTTCGAGACCCAGGCCGAGGCGCAGGCCGAGAACTTCCGCAAGATGCTGCTGGCGATGGTGCGCGACATCCGCGTCATCCTCATCAAACTTGCCGACCGGCTGCACAACATGCGCACCCTGGCCGCGATGCCGCCGGACAAGCGCCGCCGCATCGCCCGCGAGACCCTGGAGATCTACGCGCCGATCGCCAACCGGCTGGGCATGAACAGCATGCGTCTGGAGCTGGAGGATCTCGGCTTTCAGGCGTACTACCCGCTGCGTGCGCGACTGCTGGCCGCGGCTGTGAAGCAGGCGCGCGGCAACCGCAAGGAGATCCTGAGCAGGATCGAAACGGCCATCCGTCACCGGCTCGAGCACGACGGCGTCGCCGCCCGCGTGGTCAGCCGCGAGAAGCACCTCTACAGCCTCTACCAGAAGATGCGCAGCAAGCGCCTGTCGTTCGACGAGGTATTCGACGTCTTCGCCTTCCGCGTCATCGTCGACCAGGTCGACACCTGTTACCGCGCACTGGGCGTGGTGCACAACCTCTACAAGCCGGTACCGGGACGCTTCAAGGACTACATCGCCATCCCCAAGGCCAACGGCTACCAGTCGCTGCACACCGTGCTGTTCGGACCGTATGGCGTGCCGATCGAGGTGCAGATCCGTACCGAAGAGATGGATGGGGTCGCCGAGGCCGGCATCGCCGCGCACTGGCTCTACAAGAGCGGCGACGGCGGCGCCGACAACGCCCATACACGCGCACGTGAATGGCTGCGCGAACTGCTGGAGATGCAGAAGAACGCCGGTGACTCGCTGGAATTCCTGGAGAACGTCAAGATCGACCTGTTCCCCGACGAGGTCTACGTGTTCACGCCCCGTGGCGAGATCATGGAGCTGCCACGCGGTGCGACGGCAGTGGACTTCGCCTATGCGGTGCACACCGACATCGGCAACACCTGCATCGCCGCCAAGATCGACCGCCGGCTCGCGCCGCTGCGCACGCCGCTGCACAACGGCCAGAACGTCGAAATCATCACCGCACCCGGCGCGCACCCCAATCCGAGCTGGCTGAACTTCGCAGTGACCGGCAAGGCGCGTTCCAACATCCGCCATTATCTGAAGAATCTGCGCCGCGAAGAGGCCACCAGCCTGGGCAGACGGCTGCTCGACCGGGCGTTGACCGGCCTCGGCACCAGCCTGGCGGACATCGATGCGGAACGGCTTGCCGGCTTCGTGGAACTCTGCGGCGTAAAGTCGGTGGACGCGTTACTCGAAGATATCGGTCTCGGCAACCGCATGCCGGCCCTGGTGGCGCGGCGCCTGCTGGGCGACGAGGAGGTCGCGGCCGCGATCACCGGCAGTGCGCCGCTGGCGATCCGCGGCACCGAAGGCATGGTCGTGAACTTCGCCAAGTGCTGCCACCCGATCCCGGGTGACCGCATCGTCGGCTTCGTCAGCGCCGGCCGCGGTATCGTCATCCACAACGAGAACTGCAAGAACATCGCCGACTACCGTAACCGCCCGGAAAAATGGGTGGATGTCGAATGGGAGCGCGATGTCAGCGGCGAATTCAGTGCCGAGCTGCGGGCGGAGGTCGCCAATCAGCGCGGTGTGCTCGCCACGATCGCGGCGGCCATCGCCGATATGGGTTCGAACATCGAGAACGTCACGATGGAGGACCGCGATGGCCTGAATACCTCCATGACGTTTACCATCACCGTGCGCGACCGCCTGCATCTGGCGCGGGTGATACGCGCGATCCGGCACATCCCCCTGGTGCTGCGCATCAGCCGTACCAGGAGCTGA
- a CDS encoding SCO family protein — protein MTPRRRSLATAVLVTLIGIGVLWWGTDGFNAFTAESARRYAVRTDPPAVPAVLLQDQDGRHFTLQDLHGRLVAVEFIYVNCPTVCVALGQAFQRLRDALPAERLGYDVVLLSISFDPRRDRPQRLADYARRYAADGTAWRVARVADEAELALLLQTFGIVVIPDGFGGFEHNAALHLVDRDGRLVRIDDYDRPLAFAAQVRARL, from the coding sequence GTGACGCCCCGGCGACGCAGTCTCGCCACGGCGGTGCTAGTGACCCTCATCGGGATCGGCGTCTTGTGGTGGGGCACGGATGGCTTCAATGCCTTTACTGCCGAGAGCGCCCGGCGCTACGCCGTGCGCACCGACCCGCCCGCGGTCCCGGCCGTGCTGCTGCAGGACCAGGACGGCCGGCACTTCACGTTGCAGGATCTGCACGGCCGGCTGGTGGCGGTGGAGTTCATTTACGTGAACTGCCCGACGGTGTGCGTGGCCCTCGGTCAGGCATTCCAGCGGCTGCGCGACGCGCTGCCGGCGGAGCGTCTCGGCTACGACGTGGTGCTGCTCAGCATCAGCTTCGATCCGCGGCGCGACCGGCCGCAGCGGCTGGCCGACTACGCCCGGCGTTACGCTGCCGACGGCACGGCCTGGCGGGTCGCGCGCGTCGCGGACGAGGCCGAACTGGCGCTGCTGCTGCAGACCTTCGGCATCGTGGTCATCCCGGATGGCTTCGGCGGTTTCGAACACAATGCGGCGCTGCACCTGGTCGATCGCGACGGCCGCCTGGTGCGCATCGACGACTACGACCGGCCGCTGGCGTTCGCCGCACAGGTGAGGGCCCGGCTGTGA
- a CDS encoding sigma 54-interacting transcriptional regulator — protein MFTLTTLSPFLDSLEEGVVFLDHDRRVAAINEAATVLLGRDQPAVLDQLCPSIFAETACARTCEARDQCTLSHSDGAARQIQDVRLNRSNGPAVHLRMWSLLLPPNEANLYCAIILRDRSREVELEGEVRERLRLGGIVGHSQVMQALYEKILRAASSDASVSIMGESGTGKELVARALHDNSDRSNRPYITVHCAALPENLLESELFGHARGAFTGAAMARAGRFEAAHGGTLLLDEIGEIPLSTQVKLLRVLQEREIVRLGENHARPVDVRVITATHRDLTAMVRRGAFREDLYYRLCVLPLEVPALRERREDIVMLATKLLTDVALRYKRKPPQLAHETVLLLERGEWPGNVRQLANVIEYAMVHCDGDVLLPQHLPTDIYNRRLEPETTSEVATVPLTRYYRPAADRQYEQSLIRQTLREAGGNKAEAARRLGMSRTTLWKRLKNQTPAPP, from the coding sequence GTGTTCACGCTGACGACCCTGAGCCCATTTCTGGACAGCCTTGAGGAAGGCGTCGTATTCCTCGATCACGACCGGCGCGTAGCGGCCATTAACGAGGCCGCCACCGTGTTGCTGGGGCGCGACCAGCCCGCCGTACTGGACCAGCTCTGTCCGAGCATCTTTGCCGAGACTGCCTGCGCCCGGACCTGCGAGGCACGTGATCAGTGCACGCTGAGCCACTCCGATGGCGCGGCGCGGCAGATCCAGGACGTCAGGCTGAACCGGTCCAATGGCCCGGCGGTGCATCTGCGTATGTGGTCGCTGCTGCTGCCGCCCAATGAGGCGAATTTGTATTGCGCCATCATCCTGCGCGACCGCTCGCGCGAGGTGGAACTCGAGGGCGAGGTGCGCGAGCGCCTGCGCCTGGGCGGGATCGTCGGTCATAGCCAGGTGATGCAGGCACTGTACGAAAAGATCCTGCGCGCGGCGTCCAGCGACGCCTCCGTGTCGATCATGGGCGAAAGTGGCACCGGCAAGGAGTTGGTCGCGCGCGCCCTGCATGATAATTCCGACCGCAGCAACCGCCCCTACATCACCGTGCACTGTGCGGCACTGCCGGAGAACCTGCTGGAGTCGGAGCTGTTCGGGCATGCCCGCGGTGCCTTCACTGGTGCGGCAATGGCGCGCGCCGGGCGCTTCGAGGCGGCGCATGGCGGCACGCTGCTGCTTGACGAGATCGGCGAGATCCCCCTCAGCACCCAGGTCAAGCTGCTGCGGGTGCTGCAGGAGCGCGAGATCGTGCGCCTGGGCGAAAACCATGCGCGCCCGGTGGATGTGCGCGTGATCACCGCCACCCACCGCGATTTGACCGCCATGGTGCGGCGCGGAGCGTTCCGCGAAGATCTCTATTACCGCTTGTGTGTGCTGCCGCTGGAGGTGCCGGCGCTGCGCGAACGGCGTGAAGACATCGTCATGCTGGCCACCAAACTGCTCACCGACGTGGCGTTGCGCTACAAGCGCAAGCCGCCGCAACTGGCCCATGAGACGGTGCTATTGCTGGAACGTGGTGAGTGGCCGGGTAACGTACGTCAGCTGGCGAACGTCATCGAGTACGCCATGGTGCACTGCGACGGTGATGTGCTCTTGCCACAGCATCTGCCGACGGACATCTATAACCGCCGGCTTGAACCCGAGACAACCAGCGAGGTGGCTACCGTGCCGCTGACCCGCTATTACCGCCCGGCTGCAGATAGGCAGTATGAGCAGTCGCTGATCCGGCAGACGTTGCGCGAGGCCGGTGGAAACAAGGCCGAGGCTGCGCGCCGGTTGGGCATGTCACGGACCACACTGTGGAAAAGATTGAAGAACCAGACCCCGGCACCGCCCTGA
- a CDS encoding cbb3-type cytochrome c oxidase subunit I: MADYTYTPMPDHGARTSVLAYLVTAAVILLLMMVFGLLMRLEQAQIISMGPVSFYELLTLHGAGMVGIVSIAGLAIMWHFLSQYVDLSERIFVVNLGIFLVGVVMLLVSVFSGSFHGAWTFLYPLPSQSMGMWDEGAAALFLGGLLLIGAGFLLLHLDIARAIIGRYGSLARALGWPQLFGPDDGHAPPAAVVASTMVTIVNVIGLVIGASIITMMLINLYHPAFTIDPLLAKGMIYMFGHIIINAVIYMAVIAVYEILPRYTRRPWKSNKAFIASWTASTIFVLFIFPHHLLMDFAFPKWFLIMGQVIGYLNTFPVLVVTAYGALMIVYRSGIRWDMASRLLFLSLFGWAAGAMPAFIDGTISVNYVMHNTLWVPGHFHTYLLLGMVSMVFGFMYYLGKPNQQAQGNAIDRAAFWGFAIGTLGFTLSFLYSGMESVPRRFAVHLPAWIPYDRVASAFVVLVIACTLWFVTRFLTRLGQSARDYPRATLVRSAVA; this comes from the coding sequence ATGGCTGATTACACCTATACCCCGATGCCCGATCATGGGGCCAGGACCAGCGTGCTGGCCTATCTGGTCACCGCGGCCGTCATCCTGCTGCTGATGATGGTCTTCGGACTGCTCATGCGCCTGGAACAGGCACAGATCATTTCCATGGGGCCGGTTTCATTCTATGAGCTCCTGACACTGCACGGCGCCGGCATGGTCGGGATCGTCTCCATCGCCGGGCTGGCGATCATGTGGCATTTCCTGAGCCAGTACGTCGACCTTTCCGAGCGCATCTTCGTCGTCAACCTGGGGATATTTCTGGTCGGTGTCGTCATGTTGCTGGTCAGCGTGTTCAGCGGCAGCTTCCACGGTGCCTGGACCTTCCTCTACCCGCTGCCGTCGCAATCGATGGGGATGTGGGATGAGGGCGCGGCAGCCCTGTTCCTGGGTGGCCTGCTGCTGATCGGTGCCGGCTTTCTGCTGCTGCATCTGGACATCGCCCGCGCCATCATCGGCCGGTATGGCAGTCTCGCCCGGGCGCTCGGCTGGCCGCAGCTGTTCGGCCCCGACGACGGTCATGCGCCGCCGGCGGCCGTGGTTGCCAGCACCATGGTCACCATCGTCAATGTCATCGGCCTGGTGATCGGCGCCAGTATCATCACCATGATGCTGATCAATCTCTACCACCCGGCCTTCACCATCGATCCCCTGCTGGCCAAGGGCATGATCTACATGTTCGGCCATATCATCATCAATGCAGTCATCTACATGGCGGTGATCGCGGTCTATGAGATTCTGCCGCGCTATACGCGGCGTCCGTGGAAGTCGAACAAGGCGTTCATCGCCTCGTGGACGGCCTCGACGATCTTCGTCCTGTTCATCTTCCCGCATCACCTGCTGATGGACTTCGCCTTCCCGAAATGGTTTTTGATCATGGGCCAGGTGATCGGCTATCTGAATACCTTCCCGGTCCTGGTGGTCACGGCGTATGGCGCCCTGATGATCGTGTACCGTTCGGGCATCCGCTGGGATATGGCCTCGCGACTGCTGTTCCTGTCACTGTTCGGCTGGGCGGCCGGTGCCATGCCGGCATTCATCGATGGCACGATCTCCGTCAATTACGTGATGCACAACACGCTGTGGGTGCCGGGTCACTTTCACACCTATCTGCTGCTCGGCATGGTATCGATGGTATTCGGCTTCATGTACTACCTGGGCAAGCCCAATCAACAGGCCCAGGGTAACGCCATCGACCGCGCGGCCTTCTGGGGATTCGCGATCGGCACCCTCGGATTCACCCTGAGCTTCCTGTATTCGGGCATGGAGAGCGTGCCGCGCCGCTTCGCCGTCCACCTGCCGGCATGGATCCCGTATGATCGCGTGGCGTCGGCCTTCGTGGTGCTGGTGATCGCCTGCACGCTGTGGTTCGTGACCCGCTTCCTCACCCGCCTGGGCCAGTCCGCACGTGATTATCCACGGGCGACGCTGGTGCGGAGCGCCGTGGCGTGA
- the gmk gene encoding guanylate kinase → MQGNLFIVSAPSGTGKTSLVRAMMERLGDTAFSVSHTTRAMRPGEQDGRDYHFVAVPAFEAMIAAGEFLEHARVFDNFYGTARASVEAQLVAGQDVFLDIDWQGARQVRHAWPGVTSIFILPPSLTALESRLRARGQDSDEIIARRMAAAISESGHYSEYDYLIINDTFPTALEELIAIVRAQRLHTPQQTGRHADLLAALLASTA, encoded by the coding sequence ATGCAAGGCAATCTCTTCATCGTCTCGGCCCCGTCCGGGACCGGCAAGACCAGCCTGGTGCGCGCCATGATGGAACGCCTGGGCGATACCGCCTTCTCCGTCTCGCACACCACCCGGGCCATGCGGCCGGGGGAGCAGGATGGCCGGGATTATCACTTCGTCGCGGTCCCCGCCTTCGAGGCGATGATCGCGGCCGGCGAATTCCTCGAACACGCCCGAGTCTTCGACAATTTTTATGGCACGGCACGGGCGTCGGTCGAGGCGCAGCTGGTGGCCGGCCAGGACGTGTTCCTCGACATCGACTGGCAGGGCGCCCGGCAGGTGCGCCACGCCTGGCCGGGGGTGACCAGTATCTTCATCCTGCCGCCGTCGCTCACCGCCCTGGAGTCGCGTCTGCGCGCCCGTGGCCAGGACAGCGACGAGATCATCGCCCGCCGCATGGCCGCCGCCATCAGCGAGAGCGGTCACTATAGCGAATACGATTACCTCATCATCAACGATACCTTTCCGACCGCCCTCGAAGAGCTCATCGCCATCGTGCGGGCGCAGCGCCTGCACACACCGCAGCAGACCGGCCGGCACGCGGACCTGCTGGCCGCGCTGCTGGCATCAACCGCCTGA
- a CDS encoding cytochrome C oxidase subunit II: protein MSQHYAVWLTSLALMACVASGFIFVALNSGRREENYAPLAKHAYRLRTKLFWVLVLVFGSAMIYTLRDLPYDAVSRDMNNAGPPQVVAATGYQWRWELSHDRVAKGQPVEFRVTSADVNHGFGIYDTEMHLVAQTQAMPGYTNVIRHTFDKEGTYKVLCLEYCGVAHHSMVAEFQVSDL, encoded by the coding sequence ATGTCGCAACACTATGCTGTATGGCTGACATCACTGGCGCTGATGGCGTGCGTGGCGTCCGGTTTCATCTTCGTCGCCCTCAACTCCGGCAGGCGTGAGGAAAATTATGCGCCGCTCGCCAAGCACGCCTATCGCCTGCGTACCAAGCTGTTCTGGGTGCTGGTGCTGGTGTTCGGGTCGGCCATGATCTACACGCTGAGGGACTTGCCCTACGACGCCGTCAGCCGGGACATGAATAACGCCGGGCCGCCACAGGTCGTCGCCGCAACGGGGTATCAGTGGCGTTGGGAACTGAGCCACGACCGGGTTGCCAAGGGCCAGCCGGTCGAGTTTCGCGTGACCAGCGCGGACGTCAATCACGGCTTTGGCATCTACGACACCGAGATGCATCTGGTCGCCCAGACCCAGGCGATGCCCGGTTATACCAACGTCATCCGACATACCTTCGACAAGGAAGGCACGTACAAAGTCCTGTGCCTGGAATACTGCGGCGTGGCGCACCACAGCATGGTGGCCGAATTTCAAGTCAGCGATCTATAA
- a CDS encoding RidA family protein, translated as MGREIIATSKAPQAIGTYSQAVKTGNTVYLSGQIPLVPETMELVAGDMEAQIRRVFDNLSAVCAAAGGSLAEIAKLNIFLTDLGHFPLVNQVMAEYFQQPYPARAAVGVAALPKGAAVEMDAVLVLSG; from the coding sequence GTGGGGCGCGAGATCATTGCCACCTCCAAGGCGCCACAGGCGATCGGGACCTATTCGCAGGCGGTCAAGACCGGCAACACAGTGTATCTGTCCGGCCAGATACCACTGGTCCCCGAGACCATGGAACTGGTCGCGGGCGACATGGAGGCGCAGATCCGGCGCGTCTTCGACAATCTGTCCGCCGTGTGCGCAGCGGCCGGCGGATCGCTCGCCGAGATCGCCAAGCTCAACATCTTCCTGACCGACCTGGGTCACTTCCCTCTGGTCAACCAGGTCATGGCGGAGTATTTCCAGCAGCCCTACCCCGCGCGTGCGGCGGTGGGCGTGGCCGCGCTGCCCAAGGGCGCGGCGGTGGAGATGGACGCCGTGCTGGTGCTGAGCGGCTGA
- the rpoZ gene encoding DNA-directed RNA polymerase subunit omega: MARITVEDCLDNVANRFELVLVAAKRARQLANGAPTTLEWENDKPTVVALREIADGLIGPAILDAVDEPAEEAPDAVARAAALFADAADADLIVPDSEAEIPPPAASVDDV; encoded by the coding sequence ATGGCGCGCATCACCGTTGAAGACTGTCTGGACAACGTGGCCAACCGTTTCGAGCTGGTACTGGTGGCCGCCAAGCGCGCCCGCCAGCTGGCGAACGGCGCGCCCACCACGTTGGAGTGGGAGAACGACAAGCCCACGGTGGTGGCGCTGCGCGAGATCGCCGACGGCCTGATCGGTCCTGCCATCCTCGACGCCGTGGACGAACCGGCGGAAGAGGCGCCGGATGCCGTGGCACGCGCCGCCGCGTTGTTCGCCGATGCTGCGGATGCCGACCTGATCGTCCCCGACAGCGAGGCGGAGATCCCGCCCCCCGCCGCCAGCGTCGACGACGTCTGA